Genomic DNA from Salvia miltiorrhiza cultivar Shanhuang (shh) chromosome 1, IMPLAD_Smil_shh, whole genome shotgun sequence:
ggGTTGAAATTAATTTATGGAAGGAGCGTGCTGCACAGCTTCGTCGACGTCGTCGTCGGAAATTTCTAAGCGGAAGCACCGGAAGCAAGACAAACCCTACAGAGGCATACGGATGCGGAAGTGGGGGAAGTGGGTGGCGGAGATACGAGAACCGAACAAGCGCTCCAGAATCTGGCTCGGCTCCTACTCCTCGCCCGTTGCGGCGGCGCGTGCCTACGACACCGCCCTCTTCTACCTCCGCGGCCCCACCGCCCGCCTCAACTTCCCCGAGTACATCGTCAAGGACGTCGTCGACGAGCCCAGCGACCTGTCCGCCGCCGCCATCAGGAAGAAGGCCACGGAGGTCGGCGCCAGGGTCGACGCGCTGCAGAGCGCCGGCGGTCATGCGCGCTCCACACCGGGCCGGGCCTTCGAGAAGCCCGATTTGAATGAGTACCCCAGCCCGGAGAGTTCGGAGGACAATTGAACTAGTCTGATATGGTTTGTGGTATCAgaagttttttttctttctttcttttaatttttttttttttttttttagaagttttcttttctttgtaatTTTCGCCGGAAAAATTAACTGTATTTTCGCCGGAACGATTAGGGTTGTAACTTTGATTTTGggttttatataaaagaaaagattatagagattaatttatattttggttTGTGTTTTGAtaaatttgaattatatttatgtGTTCATATATCTTTGAATTTCGTGAAAAGTTATAAATTGTGGGACTGCTAATTAGGAAATCCCATTTATTGAGTCAAATTATACCGATATCAATTCATCTTGCATAAAGAATTATTGAGGTGTCGAAATTAATGAAAGTATGATCAATAATTCAGggttattttataataaaataatgggTATATATTGTATGTGCGAGTTCTCTGTTCCATTGAGTGCGTAGAATGAGATTGATATAAGAGACAGGTGTGTGGCCTACTTTTATGAGttggatagagagagagagagggggggcaACTCATCTTCTGTTCCATTGTGCGTAAAATGAGATTGATACAAGAGACAGGTGTATGGCCTACTTTTATGAGTTGGAGTGCTAGAGAGAGAGGGCAACTCAAGTTGATGAGAGGATAAGGTGGAGAGAAAGGTTGCGCACACACTGCCAAAACAGACACTTCGATCATCCCTCTCAATATTGTCGcatcattaaatttattattttaattttattaattataaatatgaaAAAGTATTACATCCACATGGCTTATGTATAAAATGAATTACATcatcattaataatattttaaataattaaatttttattaaaaataatatgacATATTACTAATGAGACATCCCAATATAGTAATTGAGACATTACTAATggggaacggagggagtataatctaactaataattataagtttaagacaagattgagaaaaaaaaaataaattgatataatcCTACCCTCAAAACTCAAAGAAACCGAAGGTATTATAGAACTGATACCCCGATTGATGAAGAAGATGTGTGTGTCAGTGtgacaaaaaaatattcaagAACAGAGAAAAAGTAAAACCAAATTCAAACATGGAAAAGAAAGAGCAAAATTAGTGGACCAGAGTCGGAATGTGTTTCGATGCCCAAATGTTTAAGTAGTGGGAAGTGACGACTTTTCAGTGGTGAGATCCGCATCCGTTATTTTGGAATATATTCAAACAAAATGGAGTAATTTTTGTTTAATACCATCCAAATTATTCTGGTGAATTAAGCTTAATCACCAAAATTGTTAGAAACTCACAAGCTTAATCAAGCACTATGAAATAAGTAATGTCAAAGTTAAGTTTGAATTTTGTATTTATGTTAACGAAAcgaatttaattaattgtggAGTAGAATTTGGAATAGGTCGGCTCATTTATTGTTCCTGTTCTCGTATGTCCCAATCACCTCAAATAGTGGATGAACGGAGTCTTCCTCCATGGCACCATAGATGAAATGATGATAAAAGaaacctttttcttttcttttcttttctttttggctGATGGATGATAAAAGAAACTTTAAACCTCTCATAGTCATTATTTTTTGGACAGTTTCACTTGGATCATACCTActtgaaataaatttaatttcgtACGTAAGATATTTTTCGCAGAATCTTGAAATGCAATCAGTTTGATTGGGCGAATTTTGCATTAATATTCACGTAAATATACgcaaatatatttatctatttgTGGTAACAATATGCATCCTCGCGCGTGAAGATGGACAAATAAATAACAGGTTTcacatcctatatatatattatttcacTCAACTTAATTGACCTTGTCAAGATGAGAATAGGAAGAAGGCCATgatataccaaattaattaagaaatttaaaattccctcaaaaaaatttaagaaatttaaaACACTAAATTAGGGAAGAGAAACAGGTAATAATTTACATATTGTATTAGTCAGAGTTTGTTGATGTAGCATAGTACGATTTGTTATGATCTAGTGAGGCCATTGAGGGCCCAAACAATTAtggtaaattatttatattttaattttggacTAGAATAGTACATTTTGTTATGATCTAGAGCGCCCATGGAGGGACCAAACCATTAATCATATATAGTTATGgcaaattatttatatttaaattttggacTATTTGTCTTACAAAGCTTTCTTTAATGACTTGACATAAAATAT
This window encodes:
- the LOC130998331 gene encoding ethylene-responsive transcription factor ERF010-like, which translates into the protein MEGACCTASSTSSSEISKRKHRKQDKPYRGIRMRKWGKWVAEIREPNKRSRIWLGSYSSPVAAARAYDTALFYLRGPTARLNFPEYIVKDVVDEPSDLSAAAIRKKATEVGARVDALQSAGGHARSTPGRAFEKPDLNEYPSPESSEDN